One part of the [Synechococcus] sp. NIES-970 genome encodes these proteins:
- a CDS encoding HEAT-like repeat protein translates to MAHPSLAELSQKLESENSKDRMLALAQLRDVAPLEAMPLIKKVLDDEVLQIRSMAVFALGIKQTEESYPLLIRLLETDGDYGIRADAAGALGYLQDERALKPLLRAFYEDTSWLVRFSAAVSLGNLGRPEAKDALVQALGSGEAILEQAAIAALGEIGAVDTVDRLVEFVSSDNWLVRQRLAEALGALPCEKSLAAVKFLTKDDHPQVQEAAQFSLQKLEA, encoded by the coding sequence ATGGCTCACCCTAGCTTGGCGGAACTTTCCCAGAAACTTGAAAGCGAAAACTCCAAAGATCGCATGTTGGCATTAGCTCAGTTACGGGATGTGGCGCCCCTAGAAGCAATGCCATTGATCAAAAAAGTGCTGGATGACGAAGTCCTACAAATTCGTTCGATGGCGGTTTTTGCCCTGGGCATCAAACAGACAGAAGAATCTTACCCCCTATTAATTCGGCTACTGGAAACAGACGGTGATTATGGGATTCGAGCCGATGCGGCGGGAGCTTTAGGTTATCTCCAGGATGAGCGGGCCTTAAAACCGCTGCTACGGGCTTTTTATGAAGATACATCTTGGCTGGTGCGCTTTAGTGCGGCGGTGTCTTTGGGGAATTTGGGGCGCCCAGAAGCAAAAGATGCCCTCGTTCAAGCTTTAGGGAGTGGTGAGGCGATCTTAGAACAGGCGGCGATCGCCGCCCTTGGTGAAATTGGTGCAGTGGATACGGTCGATCGCCTAGTTGAGTTTGTATCCTCTGACAATTGGCTGGTGCGGCAACGGTTAGCGGAGGCCCTTGGCGCCTTGCCCTGTGAAAAAAGCTTGGCGGCGGTGAAGTTTCTGACCAAAGATGACCATCCCCAGGTGCAAGAGGCGGCCCAATTTAGTTTGCAAAAACTCGAAGCCTAG
- a CDS encoding pyrrolidone-carboxylate peptidase: MVPHKTVLLTSFRPWLVHHVSNASDDLLARLEAANLDFADFVFLRQLPVETAIASEKTIQAIAQYQPDLVVCCGMAETRDRLTVESQAFENNRSYQTSLDLAKLTASLRFTEVSNDAGKFVCEGLYFRVLQYLKTWRPQAAGLFLHVPLITPENEIFIWQDTIAMLRWLTQIESHKSGYDH; this comes from the coding sequence GTGGTCCCCCACAAAACAGTTCTACTGACTTCTTTTCGACCGTGGTTGGTGCACCATGTTTCTAATGCTTCAGATGACCTGTTGGCCCGCCTAGAAGCAGCTAATTTAGATTTTGCAGACTTTGTTTTTCTCCGTCAGTTGCCTGTGGAAACGGCGATCGCCAGTGAAAAAACAATCCAGGCGATCGCCCAATACCAGCCTGACCTTGTGGTGTGCTGTGGCATGGCCGAAACGCGTGATCGCCTGACGGTAGAATCCCAAGCTTTTGAAAACAATCGATCCTACCAAACCAGCCTTGATCTGGCTAAGTTAACCGCATCCCTCCGGTTTACAGAGGTGAGTAACGATGCTGGAAAATTTGTCTGCGAAGGCTTATATTTTCGGGTGTTGCAATACTTAAAAACATGGCGACCCCAGGCCGCTGGTTTATTTTTGCATGTGCCCCTCATCACCCCAGAAAATGAAATTTTCATCTGGCAAGATACGATCGCAATGCTCCGTTGGTTAACGCAGATTGAGTCGCACAAATCAGGTTATGACCACTGA
- a CDS encoding hypothetical protein (conserved hypothetical protein) yields MTTDPAKKLKRLRALSQWLDSAVAIPGTKYKVGFDPLISLIPGIGDYVGLILASYVIFESAKLGAKQETLVKMALNILVDSAVGTVPLAGDIFDVAWKANEANLKLLEQDLPEMYSDLAPGEKAPVSWLPLVLIFGAIALILLLSSFLAIWLLRAIFAAIVP; encoded by the coding sequence ATGACCACTGACCCAGCTAAGAAATTAAAGCGGCTCCGCGCCCTAAGTCAATGGCTCGATAGTGCTGTGGCGATCCCTGGGACAAAATATAAAGTTGGCTTTGATCCGCTCATTAGTCTCATCCCAGGCATCGGCGATTACGTGGGTCTGATCCTGGCCAGTTATGTGATCTTTGAATCAGCAAAATTGGGGGCAAAGCAAGAAACCCTGGTCAAAATGGCCTTAAATATCTTGGTGGATAGTGCGGTGGGTACTGTTCCCCTCGCGGGGGATATTTTTGATGTGGCCTGGAAAGCGAACGAAGCCAATCTCAAACTGCTCGAACAGGATTTACCTGAAATGTACAGTGACCTTGCTCCTGGAGAAAAAGCCCCCGTCAGTTGGCTCCCTTTGGTCTTAATTTTTGGGGCGATCGCCTTAATTTTGTTGCTCAGTAGTTTTTTGGCGATTTGGCTGTTGCGGGCGATATTTGCGGCGATCGTCCCATAG
- the dnaE-C gene encoding DNA polymerase III alpha subunit — protein sequence MSFVGLHIHSDYSLLDGASQIKPLIQRAEELEMPAIALTDHGVMYGAIELLKTCRNKRIKPIIGNEMYVINGDIEDKSKRLKKYHQVVLAKNTQGYKNLVKLTTISHLKGFQGKGIFARPCINKELIEKHHEGLIMTSACLGGEVPQCILKGEYKRAREVAKWYKDLLGDDYYLEIQDHGSQEDRIVNTEIVKIAQELDIKIIATNDSHFISCYDVEAHDALLCIQTAKLITEDKRLRYSGTEYLKSADEMRQLFRDHLDPAIIDQAIANTLEVAAKVEPYKILGEPRIPDYPVPEGYTADSYLIEVTWGGLLDRLKCKTRAEVDPTYKERLEYELQMMQQMGFATYFLVVWDYIKYARDNDIPVGPGRGSAAGSLVAYALGITNIDPIHHSLLFERFLNPERKSMPDVDTDFCIQRRDEMIKYVTEKYGEDRVAQIITFNRMTSKAVLKDVARVLDIPYGEADQMAKMIPVARGKPAKLQVMISDDTPEPEFKRRYETDPQVRRWVDMAIRIEGTNKTFGVHAAGVVISSTPLDEAVPLQRNNEGAVITQYYMEDVEAMGLLKMDFLGLKNLTTIKKTADLVREYRQVDLDLDQLPLDERKALEIIAKGTAKKLPEDIQHTHKLFEDGLLEGIFQLESDGMKKIVQDLKPSGIEDISSILALYRPGPLDAGLIPIFIDRKHGRQKIEYQHEMLKPILNETYGVLVYQEQIMKMAQDLAGYSLGEADLLRRAMGKKKIDEMKKHEAKFVKGAGENGVSEAIARDLFDQMVKFAEYCLAGDTPVVTVEYGVLPIRTIVDQELLCHVYSLDPQGFIYTQPVEQWHRRGDRLLYEYELETGAVIRATPDHKFLTATGEMLPIDEIFVRNLDLAAWPVPTAHWGSGSQAVGIVA from the coding sequence ATGTCCTTCGTCGGTTTACACATCCACAGTGATTACAGTTTGCTCGATGGGGCATCCCAGATTAAACCGTTGATCCAACGGGCAGAGGAACTGGAAATGCCGGCGATCGCCTTAACAGATCACGGGGTAATGTATGGGGCGATCGAGCTGTTAAAAACCTGCCGCAATAAGCGTATCAAACCGATCATCGGCAATGAAATGTACGTGATCAACGGTGACATTGAAGATAAAAGCAAGCGCCTGAAGAAATACCACCAAGTTGTTCTCGCGAAGAATACCCAAGGTTATAAAAATCTCGTTAAACTCACCACCATTTCCCACCTCAAAGGGTTCCAGGGCAAGGGAATTTTCGCCCGCCCCTGCATCAATAAAGAACTGATCGAGAAGCACCACGAAGGGCTGATCATGACCAGTGCCTGCCTTGGTGGTGAAGTGCCCCAATGCATCCTGAAAGGAGAGTATAAACGGGCGCGGGAAGTGGCGAAGTGGTACAAAGACCTCCTCGGCGACGATTATTACCTCGAAATCCAAGACCACGGCTCCCAGGAAGACCGCATCGTCAACACTGAGATCGTCAAAATTGCCCAGGAACTGGATATTAAAATTATCGCCACCAACGATTCCCACTTCATTTCCTGCTATGACGTGGAAGCCCATGATGCCCTGTTGTGTATCCAGACGGCTAAACTGATCACCGAAGATAAACGCCTCCGCTACAGCGGCACGGAATATCTCAAATCTGCTGACGAGATGCGCCAGCTCTTCCGAGATCATCTCGATCCGGCCATTATCGACCAGGCGATCGCCAACACCCTCGAAGTCGCCGCAAAGGTCGAACCCTACAAAATTTTGGGGGAACCGCGCATTCCCGACTATCCCGTCCCCGAAGGCTACACCGCCGACAGTTATCTCATCGAAGTCACCTGGGGCGGCTTGCTCGATCGCCTCAAATGCAAAACCCGCGCCGAGGTCGATCCTACCTACAAAGAGCGCTTGGAATACGAGCTGCAAATGATGCAGCAGATGGGCTTTGCCACCTACTTTCTTGTGGTGTGGGACTACATTAAATATGCCCGGGACAATGACATTCCCGTGGGGCCGGGGCGCGGTTCGGCGGCGGGTTCCCTAGTGGCCTATGCCCTAGGCATTACCAATATTGACCCAATTCACCACAGCCTTTTATTTGAGCGCTTCCTCAACCCCGAACGGAAGTCCATGCCTGACGTGGATACAGATTTTTGCATCCAGCGGCGGGACGAAATGATCAAGTACGTCACCGAAAAATACGGCGAAGACCGGGTGGCGCAAATTATCACCTTTAACCGGATGACCTCCAAAGCCGTGCTCAAGGATGTGGCCCGGGTGCTGGATATTCCCTACGGAGAAGCAGACCAAATGGCAAAAATGATCCCTGTGGCCCGGGGCAAACCCGCCAAACTCCAGGTGATGATCTCCGATGACACCCCAGAGCCTGAGTTTAAACGGCGCTACGAAACCGATCCCCAGGTGCGCCGCTGGGTGGATATGGCGATTCGCATCGAAGGCACCAACAAAACCTTTGGGGTCCATGCCGCTGGCGTGGTGATTTCTTCAACTCCTTTAGATGAGGCGGTTCCCCTCCAGCGCAATAACGAGGGAGCGGTGATCACCCAGTACTACATGGAAGATGTGGAGGCAATGGGGCTCTTGAAGATGGACTTTTTGGGCCTGAAAAATCTCACCACCATCAAAAAAACCGCTGATTTGGTGCGGGAATATCGCCAGGTGGACCTGGACTTGGATCAGCTCCCCTTGGACGAACGTAAAGCTCTGGAAATTATTGCGAAGGGCACGGCCAAAAAGCTACCGGAAGATATCCAGCACACCCACAAATTATTTGAAGATGGTCTGCTGGAGGGGATTTTCCAGTTGGAGTCGGACGGCATGAAAAAAATTGTCCAGGACCTCAAACCGTCGGGCATTGAAGATATTTCGTCGATCCTGGCGCTCTATCGACCGGGGCCCTTGGATGCAGGGCTGATTCCGATTTTTATTGACCGGAAACATGGCCGCCAAAAAATTGAGTATCAGCACGAGATGCTCAAACCCATCTTGAATGAAACCTACGGGGTCTTGGTTTACCAGGAGCAAATTATGAAAATGGCCCAGGATTTGGCGGGCTATTCCCTCGGGGAAGCGGATCTGCTGCGGCGGGCCATGGGGAAAAAGAAAATCGATGAGATGAAAAAACACGAGGCCAAATTCGTTAAAGGGGCTGGGGAAAATGGTGTTTCGGAGGCGATCGCCCGGGATTTATTTGACCAGATGGTGAAGTTCGCCGAATACTGCCTCGCCGGGGATACCCCTGTAGTGACGGTGGAATATGGGGTGCTGCCGATTCGGACGATCGTTGACCAAGAGTTACTGTGCCATGTGTATAGCCTTGACCCCCAGGGCTTTATCTATACACAACCCGTGGAGCAGTGGCATCGGCGGGGCGATCGCCTGCTGTATGAATACGAACTGGAAACAGGGGCGGTGATTCGAGCGACTCCAGATCACAAATTCCTCACGGCCACGGGGGAAATGCTTCCCATTGATGAAATTTTCGTCCGCAACCTAGACCTTGCGGCCTGGCCTGTGCCAACAGCTCACTGGGGGTCTGGTTCTCAGGCAGTGGGTATCGTTGCCTGA
- the cruA gene encoding lycopene cyclase CruA: MEELLYLEVPTPDTDKVCHWLQTDWQPVRGQKHPTPTGLRLQDNNAELAIFTWNVQRTTYLKVFAWDRGFSGQQRLCRQLETDIRAAFPIRYPAPPAIAPGQSIFEALAADYPKTVEFFQKFPQGEFDLQRAYWWEKRWRETVQNPQEPQQVIFEKNQPLNPNLSQYDLVYVGGALGVIHGAVMARLGYKVLLIERLPFGRMNREWNISRSELQSLIDLGLFDAEEIEALIGREYKDGFNKFFDGNNPPHLKANVLHTPTVLNIAILSDLLIQKCGEKLLAAGGEIWDQTEFLRADIGRERVQLSTKKLTTGEEKDVQTRLIIDAMGTASPIAAQLNKGRPFDSVCPTVGAVVKGIDDRVWDPTYGDVLNAHGDISRGRQLIWELFPLEGDERTIYLFHYHEVHPDNPGSLLEMYEDFFSILPEYRRCDMDELTFVKPTFGYIPGYFNVGAGDRQVAFDRLLAIGDAASLQSPLVFTGFGSLVRNLGRLTRLLDIALKKDLLSQQNLSQIRAYQSNIAVTWLFSKGMMVPTHTYLPPQRINAMLNTFFGLLADSPPVVAETFIKDRTNWLMFNKLALIAAQQNPALIVWIWQMAGARDFMRWVGAYVAFSFDAVLSLLLMGWFPQWLEKSETWLAEKYPALWLSLLSLQYRLTVGT, from the coding sequence ATGGAAGAACTGCTTTATCTCGAAGTCCCCACTCCCGATACCGACAAGGTTTGCCATTGGCTCCAAACGGACTGGCAACCCGTCCGTGGACAAAAACACCCAACACCGACGGGGCTTCGGCTACAAGACAATAATGCCGAGCTTGCGATTTTTACATGGAATGTGCAGCGCACCACCTATCTTAAGGTATTCGCTTGGGACCGAGGTTTTTCGGGACAGCAGCGTCTTTGCCGTCAGCTTGAAACCGATATCCGCGCCGCCTTCCCCATCCGCTACCCAGCGCCCCCGGCGATCGCTCCCGGCCAGTCTATCTTTGAAGCCCTGGCCGCCGATTACCCAAAAACCGTTGAATTTTTCCAGAAATTTCCCCAGGGAGAATTTGACTTGCAGCGGGCCTACTGGTGGGAAAAGCGCTGGCGGGAAACAGTGCAAAACCCTCAGGAACCCCAACAGGTTATTTTTGAAAAAAATCAGCCCCTCAATCCCAACCTTTCCCAATATGACCTGGTCTATGTCGGTGGGGCTTTGGGGGTCATCCACGGGGCAGTGATGGCCCGGCTGGGCTACAAAGTGCTGCTCATTGAGCGGCTCCCCTTTGGCCGGATGAACCGGGAGTGGAATATTTCCCGCAGTGAGCTCCAGAGTTTGATTGACTTAGGGCTATTTGATGCAGAGGAAATCGAAGCCCTCATTGGCCGGGAATACAAAGACGGTTTCAATAAGTTCTTCGATGGCAATAACCCCCCCCACCTCAAAGCGAATGTGCTTCACACGCCGACAGTTCTCAATATCGCCATTCTCTCCGATCTCTTGATTCAAAAATGTGGCGAAAAACTCTTGGCAGCGGGCGGTGAAATTTGGGATCAAACGGAATTTCTCCGGGCCGATATTGGTCGGGAGCGGGTGCAGCTGTCCACTAAAAAATTGACCACAGGGGAAGAAAAAGACGTTCAAACGCGACTGATCATTGATGCCATGGGAACAGCGTCACCGATCGCCGCCCAGCTCAATAAGGGTCGCCCTTTTGATAGTGTCTGTCCAACGGTTGGGGCCGTCGTCAAAGGAATTGATGATCGGGTTTGGGATCCCACCTATGGCGATGTGCTTAATGCCCATGGGGATATTTCCCGGGGGCGGCAGTTGATTTGGGAGCTGTTCCCACTCGAGGGGGATGAGCGCACGATTTATCTATTCCATTACCACGAGGTGCACCCAGATAATCCCGGCTCTCTGTTAGAGATGTATGAGGACTTTTTCTCGATTTTGCCGGAGTATCGCCGCTGTGACATGGACGAGCTGACCTTTGTGAAGCCGACTTTCGGCTATATCCCGGGCTATTTCAATGTGGGAGCAGGCGATCGCCAAGTGGCCTTTGACCGCTTGTTGGCGATCGGTGATGCGGCTTCATTGCAATCGCCCCTGGTGTTTACGGGGTTTGGTTCCCTCGTGCGGAACCTAGGTCGTCTAACCCGGCTCCTGGATATTGCCCTCAAGAAAGATTTACTCAGTCAGCAAAATCTCAGTCAAATCCGCGCCTACCAGAGCAATATTGCTGTCACCTGGCTTTTTTCTAAGGGCATGATGGTGCCGACCCACACCTATTTGCCACCCCAGCGTATTAACGCCATGCTCAATACTTTTTTTGGGCTATTGGCAGATTCTCCCCCCGTGGTAGCCGAAACTTTCATTAAAGACCGCACCAACTGGCTGATGTTTAATAAACTGGCTCTCATTGCGGCCCAACAAAATCCAGCTCTGATTGTCTGGATTTGGCAAATGGCCGGGGCGAGAGATTTTATGCGTTGGGTGGGTGCTTATGTGGCCTTTAGCTTCGATGCGGTGTTGAGTTTGTTGTTGATGGGCTGGTTTCCCCAATGGCTCGAAAAATCAGAAACTTGGCTTGCCGAAAAATATCCTGCCCTGTGGCTTAGCCTACTCAGTCTGCAATATCGGCTTACCGTCGGTACATAG
- a CDS encoding putative ferredoxin (2Fe-2S) has protein sequence MANITYVPANKDVIAADGANLREKALQNGVDLYTFGGKLMNCGGVGQCGTCIVEIIEGMENLSPKTPFEERRLKRKPPSYRLACQTLAHGDVVVKTKP, from the coding sequence ATGGCGAATATCACCTATGTTCCGGCAAATAAGGACGTGATTGCGGCAGATGGTGCCAATTTACGGGAGAAAGCGCTGCAAAACGGCGTCGATCTGTATACTTTCGGCGGAAAGCTGATGAATTGCGGTGGTGTTGGCCAATGCGGAACTTGCATTGTCGAGATTATCGAAGGCATGGAAAATCTTTCGCCAAAAACGCCTTTTGAGGAGCGTCGTCTCAAGCGCAAGCCTCCCAGTTACCGCCTGGCTTGTCAAACCCTAGCCCATGGGGATGTGGTCGTCAAAACGAAGCCTTAG
- the psbM gene encoding photosystem II reaction centre M protein has protein sequence MQVNDLGFIATILFVLVPTVFLLILYIQTNKTAS, from the coding sequence ATGCAAGTTAACGATCTCGGTTTCATTGCAACGATTCTTTTTGTACTCGTTCCCACCGTTTTTTTGTTGATTCTTTATATCCAGACCAACAAAACGGCTTCCTAA
- a CDS encoding universal stress protein family protein, which translates to MIRKILFADSGTGQVQDMLKNLLKLPAFKDTSINILHVVKKELTPDSEQEGYETGGKLLAQALQDLKLDPGNVNTILRQGDPKDVVCKVADEIDADLILMGSRGLKRLQSILGNSVSQYVFQLTNRPMLLVKDDIYVRTVKKVMVAIDKSEAAMYGLDLALQMMRDYSGCELLLLRVNPDLPANLSLSQAEMDANPALAPAVQRAKQMGIPFKTLVTGGRPGATICSVAEEQNVDLLVLGSPDRRPSIAKSMPDLDRLLGTSLSDYVRVNAPCPVLLARTESN; encoded by the coding sequence ATGATTAGAAAAATTCTCTTTGCTGATTCTGGTACCGGGCAAGTCCAGGACATGTTGAAAAACTTGCTCAAGCTCCCTGCGTTCAAAGACACCAGTATTAATATTCTCCACGTTGTCAAAAAAGAATTAACCCCAGACTCCGAACAAGAAGGCTACGAGACTGGCGGTAAACTCCTCGCCCAGGCGCTCCAAGACCTGAAGCTCGACCCCGGCAATGTGAACACGATCCTGCGTCAAGGGGATCCTAAAGATGTCGTCTGCAAAGTGGCCGATGAAATCGATGCAGATTTAATTTTGATGGGTTCTCGCGGCCTCAAGCGCCTCCAGTCCATCCTCGGTAATTCCGTGAGCCAGTATGTCTTCCAGCTCACTAACCGCCCGATGCTCCTGGTCAAGGATGACATTTATGTGCGCACCGTTAAAAAAGTGATGGTGGCGATCGACAAGTCCGAAGCGGCGATGTACGGCCTCGATCTCGCCCTCCAGATGATGCGCGATTACAGCGGCTGCGAACTACTGCTACTGCGGGTAAACCCGGATCTCCCCGCCAACTTGTCTCTTTCCCAAGCAGAAATGGATGCGAACCCCGCCCTCGCTCCTGCTGTACAGCGGGCAAAACAAATGGGTATTCCCTTTAAAACTTTGGTTACAGGGGGACGCCCTGGGGCAACCATCTGTAGCGTCGCTGAGGAACAAAATGTCGATCTGCTGGTTTTAGGTTCCCCCGATCGCCGGCCCTCGATCGCCAAAAGTATGCCTGACCTCGACCGACTTCTCGGAACTTCCCTGTCTGACTATGTGCGGGTCAATGCCCCTTGTCCAGTTCTTCTGGCGCGGACCGAAAGTAACTAG
- a CDS encoding putative cobalt transport protein, with amino-acid sequence MDLMRSLPLGLYLEQPQTWLHRLDPRVKLAWLMTFLFGPILANNLWRMGLVGLLIAITLTALIPLRVWKQQMGLLLLFCFALFVVTLIAPDGLVLSHQPRLPAEDLDIPQSYNYVVWQFRFISITRLKLDLGIKLSTQIFTLLYSTNLYLLTTAAEEITTGLEFIFSPLRRWRIPVTEILLTLTLSLRFIPLVLEEIQNLTRSVRTRAIAWKTLGFKQSAQLWLMVSEKLLENLLMRAEQIATAMDIRGFTSPNRHLVRWHQLRFHPWDWLILILLIPFWSLRFLWG; translated from the coding sequence ATGGATTTAATGCGATCGCTGCCCCTTGGGTTGTACCTAGAACAGCCCCAAACTTGGCTCCACAGGCTAGATCCTCGGGTAAAGTTGGCTTGGCTGATGACGTTTTTGTTTGGGCCAATCCTGGCCAATAACCTCTGGCGGATGGGCCTAGTGGGACTGTTGATCGCCATTACCCTGACGGCCTTGATTCCGCTGCGGGTTTGGAAACAGCAAATGGGCCTGTTGTTATTGTTTTGTTTTGCGCTGTTTGTTGTAACCCTGATTGCCCCCGATGGCCTGGTACTGAGTCACCAACCAAGGCTCCCAGCGGAGGATCTCGACATTCCCCAGAGTTATAACTACGTGGTGTGGCAGTTTCGCTTCATTTCGATTACCCGCCTCAAATTAGACCTCGGAATTAAGCTCAGCACCCAGATTTTTACCCTCCTCTACAGCACCAATCTTTACCTGCTCACCACGGCAGCAGAGGAAATTACCACGGGCTTGGAATTTATTTTTTCTCCCCTGCGGCGCTGGCGGATTCCTGTCACGGAAATTCTCCTCACCCTGACTCTCTCGCTCCGGTTTATCCCCCTCGTGCTGGAGGAAATTCAAAATCTCACCCGCTCTGTGCGCACCCGGGCGATCGCCTGGAAGACCTTAGGCTTTAAACAGAGCGCTCAACTGTGGCTGATGGTCTCCGAAAAGTTGCTGGAAAATCTCCTGATGCGGGCCGAACAAATTGCCACCGCCATGGATATTCGGGGGTTCACCAGCCCTAATCGCCACCTGGTACGTTGGCATCAACTGCGTTTCCATCCTTGGGATTGGTTGATTCTCATCCTGCTTATTCCCTTCTGGTCACTCCGTTTTCTCTGGGGTTAA